AGCTTTAGTTGTATATAGCTTGTCCTTTCTATTTCGTATGAAGTTACCGACGCTACTTCTGtagcgttaatattctaagaTTACCTATTTAATAGTTTAGGTAACGTCAGCCAGTGCGTTCATACAAAATCATAACACAAAATTTTTCGTGCTAGTACTAAAAGCCATCGTGGGTTAAAAAAAGTGTAGAAgctagaaaataaataaaaactcttCTAGTTCCTACTGCTCACCACTGTCGCTCCTCTTATGCGATTTACGGCACTTTCCTACATAGTATGGGAGCAACTGTATCTCTGTTTATATAAATCTATGCCTACTGTTTGCTGATAGAATCCaagttttttaagtttatttttattggctTTAAGTTGCCTTTATTGTATTTCTGAAATTCGATTCCCTATGCCATGTCTATTTATCCATAGttcaatcattttttttaataatacatagaTACAGTGGTAGTAGGTAATTAGGTAATTCCTTAGACTGGAAAACTgacaagttaaataaaaataatactattcaaAACTATTTGTTATAGGGCCTACTGTTTCCTCACTTAAACCACTTAGTTggctctattttgagcaatttcaAAACCATTTAGAGATATTATTATCTATGATCTTATGATCATTCAGAATATATTACTAAAAGCCATAATATCCCAAGTCCCAGCTAGATTCCATGTTTTTCGATAGGTAAAAAGACAAAAGTGTGTTGCTCACCTGATTGATCACCACAAACAcaactctcttgcaacaccttgCAGTGCTAAAGCAATATTAATTAGAGTTTATGTTGATCATATAATAAagtaaagttatttataatttttatttcccaTTTATAAAGGGATTGTAACGGTTCCACCCAGTCAGctgaaacatttttttgtaaagtcACTTCCTGGAAAACATTACTTCTTGATACTTCTACGAAACCTAATTTTGTAAACATCCTTATTGATACTGTATTTGACATGGATATTTTTGCTTCATATCTTTTTAGTTTGATATATTTAGCTCCAAACCACAGCATTGTAGTAACAGCTTCCCATCCATACTTTTTTCCTCTGGCTGATTCCTCTGCTATCATTATTTCAATTTCACCTTGTGCTAACGCTTTatctgttataaatatattagtatCTCCAATCATTGAATCTAAAATTTTATCATGAAACATCAATATAACTGctcaaataaatttgaatttttgtgGATCAAAGTGCAAATAAACCAGTCTAAAGAAAGCATTCTGTGCTAGTTACCCTcacaaataaatacaattgcTCATAGAAAATTACTAAGAATTTCAAGATGCCacgctttattttataatttaaatgactatattttataatttagttacCCACCAACTTCATCATtgcatttcaaatatttatccTTGTCCAGTATGATAAAAGTGCACTCTGAAAATTCTAATAAGTTATTAAACTGCccaaacttattttaaatttttgttatttttgatacTGGTTAAAACTTATTATCCCATAGCAGGAATtataaggtaaaaaataatgtaattgaTAGAGTTTattccacgattataatgctaccactcttattacaaggtgatgcaccgttccagagaaaaaagcattaaatattataacctaacctcaaattatgatatatgataaggattgggacatttttatggggaggaaagaaagggaaacATCTAGAAttcgttgttttaactgttcttaCATAACCttacctaaccaattttaataaattgtagtttATAAGGTTTTGGTCCGCGATTATAGTGCAACAACCACTCATATTACAACGTAatacagttttcaagaaaaaacgaaaaatatttcTACCCTTCCCCCTCCCTAATTTGTCAatgagggggggggggggacgcCTACAATTAGGTTCTGGCACTCGCTGGCCGCTGCCGCCGTACGCTACGCTGGGCTTGTGAATTCTTtaaactgttctaacataacctaacctagccaattttaataaattgtagttgatagagctttggggattgatgaacatgaacaatgaacccttttataaatgttctattctattctattctttctagtggcttctgtggaaggggcaccacaactcgccaatgtcacgtttcagtagaccaacaagcttagagtgtgtcatttgatcggtgtaaacgaatttataagtgattatagtaatgaccggtgcccagtatcaaaacagatttattttcttattatacctgaaacaaatatacatgctgttagattataatggacaaacactgataatattacttacataaaacatttattgtgttagttataacttaatattattctgtttaatatatttacataaagtatttacaaaaggagtgaaaacaaaggtgaggaggcatttcatggaggtggggcgggggatttcaggaggtataaagttgtacaagaaagacttcattaaagggcaattaaagaataaatggtctacatttccctcatcaagtCCACAGTCACATAGAGAATGGTCTCTAATTCTTAATTTGGCTAGGAATACTGGAGTGCAAGAGTTGTTTAAGCATAACCGGCAAactgttgatattattgatttattggggAATCTAAATTTCGAGAACCACGGTTTTAAAGGGATTACAGGTTGTAGATCACCATAAAAGACGCCTTTAGCAGTTTTGGAAACCTGCCAGATGTTTGACCACCtctcaaacatatttattttcaaagtggAGCACAAGTCATGAGAGAAGATTTGAGAATGTTGTTGGGAACCTTACGAGCAGCTGACCTGGCACAAGCATCAGCATTTTCATTGCCGATTATACCTGCATGGCCTGGTATCCATGCTAGAACTATGTTGATGTTGAGatcatagcactctttcaagTTTTCTCTTATCTTAAGTATAATTGGAAACCTACTTTTTGAGCGAAATGGATTAGAGGATGGATTGAAGGCAGCTTTTGGAGtctgataatataatagaattgtttAGGCCAtgggacttaataaataaaatagcttcaaGTATAGCAATTGCTTCCCCTGTGAATATCGAAGTGACAGTTGGGCAgctataacttaatacaattcttGTGGAGGGAATCCATACTGCAACACCAACTGGGCTCATGTGTATTTTAGAAGCATCAGTGAAAATCTTATGCCAATTTTGGAAATCTGAATGCATAACATGAGAAAATGTTTTGTTAGCTTCTATGGTGAACTTATTAATGCCCagatctaaaattattaaggGTTTGAAGGTGAGTGCATTGAAAGGCATTGAGAATAGCGGTAATTTCGAAAGTTGAAAAAAGGGGTTAGGGAGTTGAGAGTACAATAGAACATGATCTCAAGACATGATCTCTTATCTTGAGAAATTTGGTTATTTTTGTATAGGCCAAGTAATTGATCTAATTTATGCAGCAAAGGGTGATCCCGGAATTCCgctaatttaaaaaacagtttattagcGAGGAAGTGTCGACGAAGCGAGAGGGGAGGTTCTACACACTCGACCTGCATAGCATTAATAGGACTAGATTTCATAGCTCCTAATATAATGCGCAAACATTTTGCCTGTAATTTGTCTAACTTATCGAAACCTGCCTTATTGCCTGGAATCAAAAGTAACGTGCCATAATCCATGTGGCTACGAATTATGGCATTGTAAAGCAATCTTTGGGTGAAGGGGTGAGCCCCCCACCAAACGCCAGATAATGAGCaaaggatattaatatttttttcactctTTTGGGAGATGTAGTTAAAGTTTTTTACACCTGTCAATTTTTGATCCAACCATACACCCAAGAACTTAACATTATCGACAAAAGGAacttcaatattgtaaattttgactttgattacAGGGAGACGTCTTTTGTTGGTGAATAAAACTACCTTACTTTTGGAAGGTGATAGTGTTAGCCCATGTTGCAAGAGGTATGATGAGAGATATTCTAGAGCATGACTCAAACGATTAGAAGAAGCCTGTATAGACTTATCAGAAGTATATAGaacaatatcatctgcatattgcaagATTTGGCAAAAGGGGGTAACTGTGCTAGAAATATCAGAGGTATACAGGTTGTATAGTAAAGGACTGAGAACAGAACCttgaggtaaacctttccaaaCTGTTTTAGGAGGTAGGTATGAGGATGGGACTTTAATGGTAATTGTTCGCTCCATTAGCATATTGCATATGAATCGAGTTAACTTCGCTGGCATACTCAGCTGAATGAGTTTGCTCCTGAGCAGAGGAAGAGACACGTTATCATATGAGGATTCTATATCTAGAAAAACTGCCAAAAGAGGTTCTTTTTCGAAAAGGGCTCATCTTATATCAGTGGTAAGGATACCCAAGCTATCTAATGAGCTCTTCCCCTTTCTGAATCCATACTGGGAATCGGAAATGAGGTTATTGTATTCAACAAACCACTCAAGTCGATGCTTGATCATATGTTCACATATTTTTGCAAGAGCAGATGATAGGGCAATAGGTCTATAACTGGTGGCTGTAGATGGACTCTGACCTGGTTTGAGTATAGGAATGATCACTTGATTTTTCCAAGATGGAGGTATGGCACCGACATCAAATAggttattgataattttgagataatattcTTGGGATCTGATTGAAGATTGTTTAAGGAAAGAATAGGGGATGCCATCGGCCCCGGGAGAAGTGTCAACTAAGCCATCCAATGCCAGAAGAAGTTCTGAAAAAGAGAAAGGGGAGTCTAAACTATGAGTTGATGAGAGAGGGATTGGAGGTGAAGGGAGATAGTCTTCATTAGGAACTGAAGGGGGTGACAACCTATCTGCAAAGGATTCAAGCCATACAGATGGATCTACACTTGAGTCATGCTCCGAAGGATTGTAAGAACCcctaaattttttaacttgtttCCATACAATTGTAGATGGAGTACAGGGAGATAAGCTCTGGCAAAAATTGATccaaccttgttttttctttttggcaAATAAATTAGTGGCCTTGGCAGcagcttttttataattaataaagttgGTCAAAGTCATGCtcctattatatgttttttctgCTAATTTTCTATCCTAAGCAGCCTTGGTGCAATCTGaatcccaccaaggagttgaaattttactatttttcaaGAGCATTTGAATGGTTAGGATTGGGAAAGcttaaaattttttcattaaGGCAAGTGGAAAATTGCTGCCAATTAGCATTTGTTAATCTGTATTTGAGAGAAGGGGAAAAATTTTGAGCAGGGATTACTTTATCAGGTAATGAAATGATAATAGGATAGTGATCACTGCCATTGGAATTTTGAAGGATGTTCCAAGAAATAAGAGAAGCAAGACAAGGAGAACATAGGGTCAGGTCAACTGCACTTTTTGGATTTTGAGAAGGAGCAACCCTGCGGGTTGGAGAGCCATCATTTATTATGCAGAGATTACATCATCAA
The Leptidea sinapis chromosome 9, ilLepSina1.1, whole genome shotgun sequence DNA segment above includes these coding regions:
- the LOC126966060 gene encoding alpha/beta-tubulin-N-acetyltransferase 9 isoform X2; the protein is MLINSNLKIVSRNIILVPYTPLHVIKYHNWMKSKELQNLTASEPLSLSEEYEMQKSWKEDDDKCTFIILDKDKYLKCNDEVDSMIGDTNIFITDKALAQGEIEIMIAEESARGKKYGWEAVTTMLWFGAKYIKLKRYEAKISMSNTVSIRMFTKLGFVEVSRSNVFQEVTLQKNVSADWVEPLQSLYKWEIKIINNFTLLYDQHKL
- the LOC126966060 gene encoding alpha/beta-tubulin-N-acetyltransferase 9 isoform X1; this encodes MLINSNLKIVSRNIILVPYTPLHVIKYHNWMKSKELQNLTASEPLSLSEEYEMQKSWKEDDDKFSECTFIILDKDKYLKCNDEVDSMIGDTNIFITDKALAQGEIEIMIAEESARGKKYGWEAVTTMLWFGAKYIKLKRYEAKISMSNTVSIRMFTKLGFVEVSRSNVFQEVTLQKNVSADWVEPLQSLYKWEIKIINNFTLLYDQHKL